The Hydrotalea sp. genome has a segment encoding these proteins:
- a CDS encoding type II toxin-antitoxin system death-on-curing family toxin: MNDEETKPITIFDVEYIVFSYAQKFLSHDEAIPDFHTRYPGKLESCLATPFQGFGGADLYPTFLEKSAILFYIMVKNHPFQNGNKRLAIAALLIFLLLNNKWLSASDDELYNFTKDVAKSDATKKDEELKSINQFIGNHIIQLEVSLDATKK; the protein is encoded by the coding sequence ATGAATGATGAAGAAACAAAACCCATCACTATTTTCGATGTTGAATATATAGTATTTTCTTATGCGCAAAAATTCTTATCGCATGATGAAGCCATACCTGATTTTCACACGCGTTACCCAGGAAAATTAGAAAGTTGTTTGGCAACACCATTTCAAGGATTCGGCGGGGCTGACCTTTATCCAACCTTTTTAGAAAAATCGGCTATTCTTTTTTACATCATGGTAAAAAACCATCCGTTTCAAAATGGTAATAAAAGATTAGCAATAGCCGCCCTATTGATTTTTTTACTCCTTAATAATAAATGGTTGAGTGCCAGTGATGACGAACTTTATAACTTTACGAAAGACGTCGCCAAAAGCGATGCCACAAAAAAAGATGAGGAATTAAAAAGCATTAACCAATTCATTGGCAACCATATTATACAGCTGGAGGTCTCGCTCGATGCCACAAAAAAATAA
- a CDS encoding acetyl-CoA C-acetyltransferase, with amino-acid sequence MPQKNKNDVVIVAGKRTAIGSFLGALSPLAAHQLAAPVIAAVLQSAGLSRDKFDQLGEVILGQILTAAQGQGPARQAAMAAGIPQEIPAMGINLLCGSGLKAVAVAHNYIKSGTHNMVVAGGMESMSRAPHAVLMRAGLADAIKMGNGKLVDTMISDALTCAFHHYHMGQTAENVAAMFGITRTAQDEFALTSQHRARQAIDSGAFKNEIVPITIKGKKGDVVFSTDEYPRDTTAEKLVALKPAFVREGGTVTAGNASGINDGAAALLLARRDVAESLNMKPLFTILAHATVGVDPAVMGIGPIAASKQAVEKSGLTIGDIDLVESNEAFAAQSLAVIKELGLDKTRVNINGGAIALGHPVGASGARILVTLMHGLAARGARYGLATLCVGGGMGVAMVIERD; translated from the coding sequence ATGCCACAAAAAAATAAAAATGATGTTGTAATTGTCGCCGGTAAACGCACCGCGATTGGTTCGTTCTTGGGGGCTTTATCCCCCTTGGCGGCACACCAATTGGCCGCGCCGGTTATTGCCGCGGTGTTGCAATCGGCCGGCTTAAGCCGTGATAAATTTGACCAATTGGGCGAGGTTATTTTGGGGCAAATCCTAACCGCCGCCCAGGGCCAGGGCCCCGCGCGCCAGGCCGCCATGGCCGCCGGCATCCCCCAGGAAATTCCCGCCATGGGTATTAATTTATTATGCGGTTCGGGGTTAAAGGCCGTGGCCGTGGCGCATAATTATATAAAATCCGGCACCCACAATATGGTGGTCGCCGGCGGCATGGAATCAATGAGCCGCGCCCCACATGCCGTGCTGATGCGTGCCGGCCTGGCCGATGCAATAAAAATGGGCAATGGCAAATTGGTCGATACCATGATAAGCGACGCCTTGACCTGCGCCTTTCACCATTATCACATGGGGCAAACCGCCGAAAATGTTGCGGCGATGTTCGGCATTACCCGCACGGCGCAGGACGAATTTGCCCTGACCAGCCAACACCGGGCGCGCCAAGCCATCGACAGCGGTGCGTTTAAAAATGAAATCGTGCCAATAACAATAAAGGGGAAAAAAGGCGATGTGGTTTTTTCAACCGACGAATACCCGCGCGACACCACCGCCGAAAAATTGGTGGCGTTAAAACCAGCATTTGTGAGGGAGGGCGGCACCGTCACCGCTGGCAATGCATCGGGCATTAACGACGGCGCGGCGGCATTGTTGCTGGCGCGGCGCGACGTGGCGGAATCGTTAAACATGAAACCGCTGTTCACCATTTTGGCGCACGCCACGGTGGGGGTTGACCCGGCGGTTATGGGCATTGGGCCCATCGCCGCCAGCAAACAGGCGGTGGAAAAATCTGGCCTCACCATCGGCGACATCGATTTGGTCGAATCGAACGAGGCCTTTGCCGCGCAAAGCCTGGCGGTTATCAAGGAATTGGGGCTCGACAAAACCCGCGTCAATATCAACGGCGGGGCGATTGCCCTGGGCCACCCGGTTGGCGCGTCGGGCGCGCGGATATTGGTAACATTAATGCACGGCCTGGCGGCGCGCGGCGCGCGTTACGGCCTGGCGACATTATGCGTTGGCGGCGGCATGGGCGTGGCCATGGTGATAGAACGGGATTAA